The nucleotide window GAGGGACATGGACAAAATATCTTTATCCACAGCTCCCGCCCTACAAAGGGCTGTTGTCTCGTGTGTGAATTACAGTGCAACTCGCTCAAGATGACAGATGCACACACAAGCCCTTCAAaaggcgcgcgcgacgcgccCAACGCAGCACCAGTGGATGCCCagcgtcctcctcctcgccgtacCAGCGCGCCCGTGATCAACGAGGCGGCCATCCGAGCGCTGCATGGCACAACGGAAtcgctcgcggcgcggcagggcTCGTACACGGACCCGGTGCTCGGGACGTACGAGGAGCACTCGGACTTTGCCACCGTGGAAGGCTGGCGGCATCACCGAGAGACAGTGGACGCGCATGGGGCGTACCACGTAGTCGACATTGACCTCaggcgcgacggcagcatccACGTGCACAAGGAAGACGAAAACCCGGCGACGGGACAGAGCTCGGTCAGGGACTATGAGCACAGTGATAACCtagggcggcggctgtcggacatggctggcgacggacgTGGCACTTGAGGGACGCGGGACGTGCGGGCGAGCGCTGGGCGTTTGGGCGGATGTGGGAGCGATGATGGCTGATTGCGTGTTGAGTTGGCCTTTCGACTGTGGCCCTCGGAATGCCATGGCAAGCAAGATGAGGGAGCGAGCAAACTTGTTATTTGTTTGCAGGCCAGCCCCGCGGTAGCCGCCGGAAGAACGGAGAGCGGGCAAGGAAGGGGTGACGACAGGGTGCCCATGTCAGTATCAGCCAGGTCAGTTAGTACCTTGATGCCTAGTACTACCTAATAAAGCGAATTGCATTTTTTACAGCATGATGAGCAAATTCGGACTGAGTGCCTGCCCTCTAGGGCCTCTAAAGTACTGTTCTCTACTAATAGGCAAGGatagtaacttagtactaaTGTAGAGAGCCCTTTGAATTTCATGGAAGGAAGCACGAGCGTTTCTCCGCTCCGAGCTTCACGCAGGTGACATgggtaggtactaacctagGCAGTGACGCAGCTCCTTCCTCGGTTGCTGCTGGGAccactacttcgtacgtaaggtacgtagtaaggtaggtaccttagtcACTGGCAAAGCCGGAGTACcggacaggcaggcaccttCCCTTGCCTTGCGGCCCAGTGCTCCACGCTCCCATTCGTCAGCTGCAGCCGGCTTTCTGCGACCCACCTCAGACCCTGCCGCGTCCACTTCCTTGGCTCCGAAATGCTGGTCACCCAATGTTCAGCGAGTCGAGCAACTTCCGACATCAACATCAATCCAACTTGCACTTCGGCGTGTCTTTGTGCCTCAACGACACCACAGACAGCCTGCGCACGCGTAACGCCAATTGCGTCACCACGGCTTCACGACAACACATTAAACGACCGCAGCCTCGTCAGCTCCCGCGCCACCTATGGAAGCTTCCCAATAGCCCCGACCCTTCGCAGCCCAGCTGCTTGTCCAGAACCATCCCGAAGACCGTGCGCGAGAAACTGCATAGCCCCCCGCTCGCTGTCGGCGCGTCACCATGGTCGttctcgagctcggcctcgcagTATGTCGACCCAGATGCTTCGCGCCTCCTGCCTAACTCCCGCCTAACCCTCACCCGCGCGGCCCGGCTGACATGGATaaagatggcggcgaggccgataGTCTCAACAATTGCCATTCGTACAGGCCCTAGGTTATCACCTTCGCGCGCGCAGTTGATAATCAGataccgccgcctcgcgcaagTCGGCCAGCCCCGATGGAGCTCAAACTTCACCTCCCGGGAAGATGCGCCGAGCTCTTCGCCCGGATCCTCGTCAGCTTCGCCGTCCTCCGCACCTCCATCCACAGCGACTAGTACGTCTTCCGAATCGTTCGCCTCTGGACGGAAGAAAAAAgagtcggcgggcggcaagtTCAACCTCTACGGCGACGACTGGGAGGACTCGGTCGACTTCGCTATCAAGTCCTTCGAAGACTTGCCTCATCGTCTGTTTGGCGTCAATCAGCACATGATTATAAACtacgagctcaaggaggcccTGCGCATCATGCTACGACAGTTCAATGCACCTATTGTGTACTGCTTCGCCTACGGCTCAGGTGTGTTCCCACAAGAGGACACGAGCGGCCGTAGCATCACCGAAGCCGAATTCCGCGCGGTGCATCCCAAGCCTCCCGAGGCCCTGGTCAAGGCACAAAAGGGTTCTCCCAAGATGATCGACTTTATATTTGGTGTGTCGCATACGCAACATTGGCACTCCATAAACATGAAGCAGCACCGGGACCACTACTCAGGCATCGCCTCCCTTGGCTCGGGATTCGTCTCGCGAGTGCAGAGCTGGGGCGCCGGCGTCTATTTCAACCCTTATATCGAAATGAACGGTATGCTTATCAAGTACGGTGTCACCAGCATCGACAACCTCGTCAAGGACCTCTCCACATGGGATAACCTGTATCTGGCGGGCCGCCTTCAAAAACCCGTCAAGATTCTGCGCGACCACCCACAGGTTCGCCTCGCCAATCAACACAACCTCATCGCCGCTGTTCGCACCGctctcctcctgctcccgCCAGACTTCACCGAGACGCAGCTCTACAGCACCATCGCGGGGCTCAGCTACCTCGGCGACCCGCGCATGGCCCTGCCGACGGAGAATAAGAACAAGGTTGACAATATTGTCAACAACAACGTCGTCCATTTCCGCCGACTCTACGCACCTCTGATCAAGACGCTCCCCAACGTAGCTTTTACTAGCCCGGTCCGtctcgacgatgaggactGGGTACTTGACCCCTTGGCCGACACCAAGCTTCAACAGGATATGGACCCCGTCAAGCGCGGCAACATGGTCAGGCGCCTACCTCGCAGCTTCCAATCCCGTCTTTACTTCCAATACCAGAAGAAGTTTCACATGCCTCGCGAGGAGTTCAACCGCATGATGGAAGCATcgtccgacgacggcagctccATCAAGCGTCGACAGGGCGGTGAGTTCGAACAGCGCATCGCACGCGATGACCCAGCGGACCTGCAACATATCGTGCGCCAGGTTATCAAGCAGACGGTCAACTGGCCGAGCACGACGCAGAGCATCAAGGGCCTGCTTATGGGCGGCTGGGGCCGTACTTTCAGATACCTGGGCGAAAAGTACGCCAAGTGGAAAAAGGGCCGCAAAGATGCCGCGGCTAAGAAACCGGAGCCTCAGGACCAAGAAAGGGCCAGtggccacagcagcagcgagaagaaggaagagtAAGGGCAAGGCAGCGCTCCCTCTGTCCCCTGTACATATTGATCTGTATTGTAGCATTACTGGGCATGGCACCACAACAACCCTTGGCACGCGTATGGCACGCGTCCTGGTGGGAAGATCGCGGTGGACTTTTCTTCTTCTGCAGGCTACTGCGTCCGGGACAACTCGCATTGCCTTTTCGGGGCTCTTTTCTTTTGTTTGGGTctgacctcgccgtcggagACGCTAGGCGACGACTGGACAGGGACGAGCATTGGGTGGAGGGCACGCATAGGTTTGGGCATGATCGGAG belongs to Purpureocillium takamizusanense chromosome 1, complete sequence and includes:
- a CDS encoding uncharacterized protein (EggNog:ENOG503PUA9), encoding MTDAHTSPSKGARDAPNAAPVDAQRPPPRRTSAPVINEAAIRALHGTTESLAARQGSYTDPVLGTYEEHSDFATVEGWRHHRETVDAHGAYHVVDIDLRRDGSIHVHKEDENPATGQSSVRDYEHSDNLGRRLSDMAGDGRGT
- the TAM41 gene encoding Mitochondrial translocator assembly and maintenance protein 41 (COG:S~EggNog:ENOG503NYI1~BUSCO:EOG09263B7X), which produces MVVLELGLAMAARPIVSTIAIRTGPRLSPSRAQLIIRYRRLAQVGQPRWSSNFTSREDAPSSSPGSSSASPSSAPPSTATSTSSESFASGRKKKESAGGKFNLYGDDWEDSVDFAIKSFEDLPHRLFGVNQHMIINYELKEALRIMLRQFNAPIVYCFAYGSGVFPQEDTSGRSITEAEFRAVHPKPPEALVKAQKGSPKMIDFIFGVSHTQHWHSINMKQHRDHYSGIASLGSGFVSRVQSWGAGVYFNPYIEMNGMLIKYGVTSIDNLVKDLSTWDNLYLAGRLQKPVKILRDHPQVRLANQHNLIAAVRTALLLLPPDFTETQLYSTIAGLSYLGDPRMALPTENKNKVDNIVNNNVVHFRRLYAPLIKTLPNVAFTSPVRLDDEDWVLDPLADTKLQQDMDPVKRGNMVRRLPRSFQSRLYFQYQKKFHMPREEFNRMMEASSDDGSSIKRRQGGEFEQRIARDDPADLQHIVRQVIKQTVNWPSTTQSIKGLLMGGWGRTFRYLGEKYAKWKKGRKDAAAKKPEPQDQERASGHSSSEKKEE